The Streptomyces sp. NBC_00483 genome contains the following window.
TGGTCTTCCAGGACCCGTACACGTCGCTCAACCCCCGTATGACGGTCGGCGACATTATCGGGGAGCCGTACGAGATCCATCCCGAGGTGGCCCCGAAGGGCGACCGCAGGAAGAAGGTCCAGGACCTCCTCGACGTCGTCGGGCTCAACCCGGAGTACATCAACCGGTACCCGCACCAGTTCTCCGGCGGCCAGCGTCAGCGCATCGGCATCGCGCGCGGTCTCGCGCTGCGACCCGAGATCATCGTCGCGGACGAGCCGGTGTCCGCGCTCGACGTGTCGGTCCAGGCGCAGGTCATCAACCTGATGGACCGGCTCCAGAACGAGTTCGACCTGAGCTATGTGTTCATCGCGCACGACCTGTCGATCGTCCGGCACATCTCCGACCGGGTGGGCGTGATGTACCTCGGCCGCATCGTCGAGATCGGTTCGGACGCCGAGATCTACGACCACCCGACGCACCCCTATACGCAGGCGCTGCTCTCCGCGGTGCCGGTGCCCGACCCGGAGGCGCGCGAGGGCCGGGAGCGGATCATCCTCTCCGGTGACGTGCCCTCTCCGGCCAACCCGCCGTCCGGCTGCCGGTTCCGTACGCGCTGCTGGAAGGCGCAGCAGAAGTGCACGGACGAGGTGCCGCTGCTCGCCGTGCCGGAGGTCTTCCGGGGCGGCGACACCCCGGCGAGCCACCCGTCGGCCTGCCACTTCGCCGAAGAGAAGCAGGTCGTGCCGACGGAGTAGTCGTGCCCACCGATGAGCTGACCGACGGGTCTTTACACGCAGGCAATCCGGTCGACGCGGTGCCGATATGTGACCGGGCCAGAGTGTCTCTTGTACGGCCGTGCGGGTGCCGTGAGCCGGGCCGGAGCGCATTGCGCTCCGGCCCGGTTGCCGTGCGCTACAGCCCCAACGACCGCTTCAGGAAGTCGACCTGGAGCAGCAGCAGATTCTCGGCGACCTGCTCCTGGGGCGTCATGTGGGTCACGCCGGACAGCGGGAGCACCTCGTGCGGGCGGCCGTCCGCGAGCAGCGCGGAGGACAGCCGCAGGGCGTGCGCCACGACCACGTTGTCGTCCGCGAGCCCGTGCACGATGAGCATCGGACGGTGCTGCTCGGCGGCCTCCGTGAGCCCGTCGTCGGTCACCAGGGAGCTCTTCGCGTACGTCTCCGGGGAGGTGGCCGGGTCGCCCAGGTAGCGCTCCGTGTAGTGCGTGTCGTACAGCCGCCAGTCCGTGACCGGGGCGCCCGCGATGCCCGCGTGGAAGACGTCGGGGCGGCGCAGCACGGCGAGCGCCGCCAGGTAGCCGCCGTAACTCCAGCCGCGCATCGCGACCTTGGAGAGGTCGAGCGGGAACCGGTCTGCCAGCGCGTACAGCGCAGTGACCTGGTCGTCGAGGGTGAGCGTGAAGTCGCCGTGGATCGACTTCTCGCGGCCCGGCGAGACACCGGGCGTGCCCCGGCCGTCCGCGACGATCACCGCGAAGCCCTGGTCGGCGAACCACTGCGAGGTCAGATGCGGGTTGTGGGCGGCCACGACGCGCTGCCCGTGCGGGCCGCCGTACGGATCCATGAGGACCGGCAGCGGACCGTCCCCCTCCTCGTAAGAGGAGGGCAGGAGAACGGCGCACGGGATGCCCGCGGCCTCCGTGAGTGTCACGCGCGGGGTGAGCAGCGGGCGGTCGGCGTGCGAGGTGATGTCGGTGACGTGCTTCCCCTCGCGCTCCACGCGCGCCCGTGCGCCGGGTGAGTCCGGTGTCGACGAGACGAGGACGGTGACGGCGCCGTCCCCGGAGCGGACCGCGGAGTGCGCGCCGGGCTCCATGGAGACGCGCTGCATCCCGAGCTCGTTGACCCGGTAGACGTGCACCTCGCCGGTCTCGGGCGACTCGGCGTCGACCCCGGCGGATGCGGAGACGAGCACGTCGTTCTCGCCCACGTCGAGCACCGCGCGGACGTGCAGCTGGGGCCCGGTCAGCGGTCGCTCGCCCACCGCGAGGACCCGCGCGCCGCCCTCGTCGGCGATCCGCACGAGCTGCCCGCTCGGCGACCAGCACGGCACACCGGGCAGCAGCTCGAGCCACGCGTCGTCCTCGTCGGCGTGCACCATCCGCGTCGATCCGTCGTCCGTGTTCACCGCGAGGTAGAGCGCGCTGCGCTGGTCGCGGGCCTGGACCAGGAGCAGCGGGGCGCCGTCCGCCGACCAGTGCACACGGGCCAGGTACGGGTACGCCTTGCGGTCCCACGTCACCTCGGTGCGGTTGCCTTCGAGGTCGTACGCGAAGAGGCGCACGTCGGCGTTGGGCGTCCCGGCGCGGGGGTAGGCGACGCGGGCCGGCTCCCGGTCCGGGTGCGCGGGGTCGGCGATCCACCAGCGCCGTACGTCCGCGTCGTCGGCGCGGGCCACGAGCAGGCGGTCCGAATCGGGCGACCACCAGTGGCCGCGGTACCGGGACATCTCCTCGGCAGCGGCGAACTCCGCGAGCCCGTACGTCACGGTCCCCGACTCCGGCTCCGCGAGCGCCCGGTCGTCCTCGCCCTCCGCGCCGACGACGCGCAGCGCGCCCCGGGCGACGTACGCGATGTGCCGCCCGTCGGGGGAGGGTCGCGGGTCCAACACCGGCCCCGGTACGCGCAGTTCCCGCGCGGTGCCGACCCGCAGCTCGGCCGTGAACAGGCGCCCCGACAGGGCGAACGCGGCCAACTCGGCGGTGGCGTCCGTCGCGTAGCCCACGATGCCCGCGCCACCCTCGCGGCTGCGCTCGCGCCGGGCCCGCTCCTCGGCCGACAGGTTCTCCGCCGCCCCGCCGAGCAGGGCCACAGGGTCGGCGACCACCCGTTCCTGACCACTCACCACGTCAAGCACCCACAGCGCGTTCGCCCGATCGGTACCCGAGGAGGAACGCAGAAAGGCGACGCGCTCGCCGTCCGGCGCCACGGTGAAGGCGCGCGGCGCCCCCAACGTGAAGCGCTGAGTACGCGCGTGCTGACGGGGGAAGGTCTCGATGGTCATCCAGGCAGCCTAGGGCCCTCCTGGCGGATCCGGCTGGGTTCGGGTGGCCGTGAAGATTCGGTGCTGACAAGCGGGGTCTGGTGCGTGCAGCTGCAAGGCGGAGGAGGGCGTCAACGCGGAGCGTTGGCAACCGACGACAACGCCGCAGATGTGCGTGCCAGGGCCCGCGACTCCAGCAGGATCCGCCAGGAGGGCCCTGGGGAGAGATGACGTCCGCGCGCCCCCGTGCGCTCCCGGTCGCATCGGGTGCTCCCCGATCGCGACTCGTGCGCGGGTACGGATAGTTATGATCGTTAGCACTGTGTGGGTACGAGTCCGTCGGCGACCGGATCACTTTGGAGGAGGACCGCTGTGGCACTCTCGATCTCGGCCGTGGTGCTGTTCGCGATCATTGTCTTCATCCTGATCAAGAAGTCGGGATTGAAAGCGGGGCACGCGGTGGTGTGTGTGCTCCTGGGTTTCTACCTGGCGAGTTCGTCCATCGCTCCGACGATCAGCGAGCTGACGACGAACGTGGCGGACATGGTCGGCGGCATCAAGTTCTAAGGGTCGGCGGCATCAAGTTCCAGCCGTGTCGGTGGGGCGTTCTAGGCTGTGGGCATGACGGAAATGCCAGGTAGGCGCCTGCTCCTCGTGCATGCGCACCCCGACGACGAGTCGATCAACAATGGCGCCACCATGGCCAAGTACGCCGCCGAAGGCGCCCAGGTCACGCTGGTGACCTGCACCCTCGGCGAAGAGGGCGAGGTCATTCCGGACGAACTGGCGCATCTCGCGCCGGACCGGGAGGACATTCTCGGCCCGCACCGGATCGGCGAGTTGGCCGCCGCCATGAAGGAGCTCGGCGTCACCGACCACCGCTTCCTCGGCGGCCCCGGGCGGTTCCGCGACTCCGGAATGATGGGCGCCCCGCAGAACGAGCGGGAGGGTGCCTTCTGGTCCACGGATCTCGACGAGGCCGCGGCCCACCTCGTCGCCGTGATCCGCGAGACCCGCCCGCAGGTCCTGATCACGTACGACCCCGACGGGGGCTACGGGCACCCCGACCACATCCAGGCCCACCGCGTCGCGATGCGCGCCGCGGAGCTCGCCGCCGAGACCGCCTTCCGGCGCGACCTCGGGGAGCCGCACGCGATCGCGAAGGTCTACTGGAACCGCGTGCCGCGCACGGTCGTCGAGGAGCGGTTCCGGTGGCTCGCGGACGTGCTCGACGCCACACCCTTCGACGTCGCCGCCGTGGTGGACGACGTGCCCGGAGTCGTCGACGACGAGCGGATCGCCGCGGCGATCGACGGCCGGCCGTACGCGGAGCGGAAGGCGGCCGCGATGCGCGCGCACGCCACCCAGGTCGACGTGCCGGAGGCGGGCGCCGTCTTCGCGCTGTCCAACGGGCTCGCGCAGCCGCTGTTCGACATCGAGTACTACGAGTTGGTGCGGGGCGAGCCCGGATCGCCGTACGAGAAGGACCTGTTCGAGGGTCTTGAGGGAGTGACCGAACGATGAGCGGCGACAAGAGCGGGCGGGCCGCGGCGTCCAGCGGCAAGGCGGCTCCCGGCAAGGTGGCTCCCGGCGGGGCGACTCCCGGCGGGGCGGCGGCGCAGAGCGTCGACCTGCCCTTCGGCTTCGGCGGGTTCGGGGCCGGGCGGACGGCCGCCCTGCTTGTCCTTTTCGTCCTCGGCGCGGTCGTCGCGGTCGGCGGGGCGCTCGTCCAAGGGGGCTGGTTCCCGGGCGGGTTGCTGCTCGCGCTCGTCGGGGCGGCCGGCCTGTTCCTCGGAGGGGCGCGCCTCGCGGGAGGTCGCGCGGGGGCGGTCGCGCCCGCAGCCGGCTGGGTGCTTGCGGTGATCCTGCTCACCGCGAGCCGCCCCGAGGGCGACTTTTTGTTCGGCGCAGGACTCGGCTCGTACCTCTTCCTCCTCGGAGGGATGGCAGTCGCTGTGATGTGCGCCACCTTCTGGCTGCCCGGGCAACCACCCGCGCCCGCCGCCCGACTTGGGAAGTGACGTAGCACTTTGGGTCGTCGTGCGGCGCGTGCCGTTCCGGATTCGTCATCCGTCGCACAGTGACTTCCGGCGGCGGCCAGTATGGTGGTGCGCGCCGCCGAGCAGCCCGCGAGAGGTCGAGACGGGCGGCGGAGCCAACCGGGAGAACCTGCCTTGAGTCGTGAAACTGACAGTTCGTCCTCCGGGCCCCAGGGGCGCGGCGCTGCCGCCTACCCGTCGGGAACGCCTCCGTACGGATCGCCCGCGCAGGGCACGGCGTCAGGTGACGCCGGTCCGACGCCGCCGGGCGACCAGGGCGCCCCGGAGTCACCCAAGACCGAGACGACGCTGACGACCCGGATCCGGATCAACATCCCCGGCTCCCGGCCGATCCCGCCGGTCGTCATGCGGACGCCGATGAGCGATGTCGACGCCAATCCGGAGAGCGGCGCCGGCAAGAGAGCCGACACAGGCCCCGCGGCCCCCGCGGCCCCCGCGCCGGACGCGACGCAGGGCGGCCGCCCCGCGGCGCCCGCCTCGTACGGCGGCCCGGCGGACACGGGCTCCGCGCCCGCCGCCCCCGAGGCCTCCGCGCCCGCCGCTCCCGCGCCGCAGCGCGAGGAGAAGACGAGCGACTGGTTCGCGCCGCGCAAGCCGCGCGGCGGTGCGGGCGGCCCGGCGACCGGCGCGGTCCCGACGGTCGGCACGGGTGGCCCGGGTGCCCCCACGCCGCCCGCCCCGGGCTCCAACGGCGGCGGCCCGTCCGGCACTTCGGGCGGCCCGATGGGCGGGCCCACCGGCGGCCCCTCGGGCGGTCCGTCCGGCGGTTCCTCGGGCGGTTCCTCCGGCGGGTTCGACGTGTCCGGCGCCGTGGCGGCAGGCCCGCTCGGCGCAGGCGGCGCCCCCGGCCCCCGCGACGACCTGCCGTACTTCGCCGCCCACCAGAACCCGGGCGCACCCGACCGTGGCGACGGGCCCACCGGACCCTCGGGCCCCACCTCGGGCCCGACCCCGGGCGACGGCCCGATGGTGCCGCCCGGCGCCCCCAACCCGCCGGTCCCCGGCGCCGGTCAGTCGCCGCCGCGGATGAGCGACGACACCGCGATCCTCACGCCGCAGAAGCCTGCCCCGGAGCCGCCCGGGGGTGGCAACACCTCCAGTGGCAACGTCTCGGGTGACACGCTCACCAGCGGCATGCGGGTCGTCCCCTCGGCCGGTGGCGGCCCCAAGGCCCCCGGCGCCTCCGACCCGTTCCAGCAGGGCCCCGACGGCCCCGCGGTGCACACCCCGCCGAAGCTGCCCGACCCGGTGCCGTCCACCCCCGCGCCCAAGAAGAAGGGCCGCAACAAGCTGGTGCTGCTCGGCGCGGGCGTCGTCGGCCTGGCCGGAGTCGCGTACGGCGCGGGCCTGTTGATGAACCACTCCGATGTCCCGAAGGGCACCACCGTCGCGGGCGTCGACATCGGCGGCGGCACTCGCGACGAGGCGACCACCAAGCTGGAGAACGCCCTCGGCAAGCGCACGGAACAGGCGCTGAAGCTTCAGGTCGGCGGCAAGACCGTGGCGATGCAGCCGGCCCAGGCGGGCCTCTCCTTCGACACCGCGTCGACCGTGGCCGCGGCCGCGGGCAGCGACTACAACCCGGTCTCGGTGATCGGCTCGCTGTTCGGCAACGAGCGGGTCGTGGCCCCGGTCATGCCCGTCGACGAGGAGAAGCTCGCCGCGTCCCTGCAGCGGGCCGCAGGCGGCGCCGCGGCCTCCGGCGAGGGCACGATCAAGTTCGCGCCGGGCAAGGCCGTCCCCGTCTACGGCAAGACCGGCAAGGGGCTCGACCTCGCCCAGTCGGCCGCCGCGGTCAAGGACGCGTACAACGCGCAGATCGAGACCGGCGCGTCCGGAGCGGTCCCGCTGGCGACGTCGACGCAGAAGCCGACGATCTCGGACGCCGAGGTCGACCGGAAGATGCAGCAGTTCGCCGAGCCCGCGATGTCCGGACTGATCACGGTCAAGGCGGGCGGCGCCTCGATCCAGTTCGGCCCCGACAAGTCGCTGCCGAAGATCCTGAGCGTGCAGCCGGTCAACGGGAAGCTGGTCGAGAAGTACAACCTCCCGGAGCTCAAGAAGCTGTACGGCACGACCTTCGACGGCGTCCTCGTCACCCGCGGCACCGGCAAGAAGACGCCGGTCCAGCCCACGGACGTGGCCGCAGCCATCGGCAAGGCGCTGCTCGGCAAGACCTCCGCCGAGCGCACCGCGGAGATCCAGACGAACGCCTCGTAGCTCCGCCCGCGTCACGAGTCCCGCATGACATCCGTCATGCGGGACTCACGCTTTGCGACACTGCCGCGCACCCCCGCCCACCGGCGACGCTTACTGCCATGACGACACACGCAGCGGTCACCTTCAGCGGGGTGACGAAGACGTACGGCACCGTACGGGCGGTCGACGGCCTGGGCCTCGAACTGCACGCGGGCGAGACGGTCGCCTTGCTCGGCCCGAACGGCGCGGGCAAGTCCACCACCCTCGACCTGCTCCTCGGCCTGCGCCCCGCCGACACCGGCGAGGTCCGGGTCTTCGGCACGAGCCCCCGCGAGGCGATCACGGCGGGCCGGGTCGGCGCCATGCTGCAGAGCGGCGGCCTGATGGACGAGGTGACCGTGCGCGAACTCGTCCGGCTCGGCTGCGCCCTGCACCCGAAGCCGTACCCGGCCGACGAGGTCCTGGCCCGCGCGGGACTCACGCAGATCGCCGACCGCAAGGTCAACAAGCTCTCGGGTGGCCAGGAGCAGCGCGTCCGCTTCGCCCTCGCCACGGCCGGCGACAGCGACCTCATCGTCCTCGACGAGCCGACGACCGGCATGGACGTGAGCGCCCGGCAGGCGTTCTGGGCGACCATGCGCGAGCAGGCAGAGCAGGGCCGCACGGTGCTGTTCGCCACGCACTACCTGGAGGAGGCGGACGCGATCGCCGACCGCGTCCTCGTGCTGCACCGCGGCCGCCTCCTCGCCGACGGCACGGCCGCCGAGATCAAGGCGAAGGCCGGCGCCCGCAGGGTTTCCTTCGACCTGGAGGGCGAGATCGACGAGGCCGCGATCAAGGGCCTGCCGTTCCTCACCGGAGTGGCCGTCAGCGGACAGACCGTCCGCATCCAGTCCACCGACGCCGACGCGACCGTGCACGCGCTGTACGGGCTCGGCGTCTACCCGCGCAATCTCGAAGTCGCCGGACTCGGCCTGGAACAGGCCTTCGTGGCGATCACCGAGGCCGAGGAGGCCAAGTCGCTGTGAACAGTCTGATCAAGCTCGAACTCACCCGGGCCTTCCGCAACCGGAAGTTCCTGTTCTTCTCGGTGATCTACCCGTCCGTGCTGTTCCTGCTGATCGCGGGCCAGGCCGACACCACCACCATGGTCGACGGCACGGGCCTGAGCCTCCCCGCGTTCATGATGGTCTCGATGGCCTCCTTCGGCGCGCTCACCGCCGTCCTCATGGGCAACAGCGAGCGCATCGCGAAGGAGCGGGAGAACGGCTGGGTACGGCAGTTGAGGCTCACCACGCTGCCCGGACGCGGCTATGTCCTCGCCAAGACCGCGAGCGCCGCCGTCGTCTCGCTCCCGTCCATCGTGATCGTCTTCGTCGTGGCCGCGGCCTTCAAGGACGTACGCCTCGACGCCTGGCAGTGGCTCGCGCTCACCGGCTCGATCTGGGCCGGCAGCCTCGTCTTCGCCGCGCTCGGCGTGGCCATCGGCTATCTCGCCTCCGGCGACGCCGTCCGGCCGATCACGATGATCACGTACTTCGGCCTGTCGATCCTGGGCGGCCTGTGGATCCCGATGAGCGGATTCCCGCAATGGCTGCAGAACATCGCGGAATGGCTGCCCACGCACGCGTACGCTGCCCTCGGCCAGGCCATCGAGCTGGGTGGCGCCCCCGACGCCAAGGACGTCGCGCTGCTTGTCGCGTACTTCCTGATCTTCGCGGGCGGCGCGGCCTGGCTGTACCGGAAGGACACGTTGAAGGCGTGAGCGAGCCAGGGGAGTGGGCGGAGGCCGGCCGGGCGCCGGAGAACCGCCGCGAGTTGTTCGTGAAGCTGCTGTGGATCGGCATGTGGCTGGTCTTCCTCGGCGACCCGGTCGGCGACCTGGTGGCGGGCCACCACGGCACGGTGGGCACCGTGTTCGGCTGGTTGGGGCTCGGGGCGTTCACGCTCACGTACCTGGTCCTCGTGTTCCGGCACACGAGCCGCCCGCTCGCCCGCGCCGTCGTGCTCTCGGTGCTCGGCGTCCTGCCCGTGATCGCCGTCGTGCTCTGCCT
Protein-coding sequences here:
- a CDS encoding ABC transporter ATP-binding protein codes for the protein MTTHAAVTFSGVTKTYGTVRAVDGLGLELHAGETVALLGPNGAGKSTTLDLLLGLRPADTGEVRVFGTSPREAITAGRVGAMLQSGGLMDEVTVRELVRLGCALHPKPYPADEVLARAGLTQIADRKVNKLSGGQEQRVRFALATAGDSDLIVLDEPTTGMDVSARQAFWATMREQAEQGRTVLFATHYLEEADAIADRVLVLHRGRLLADGTAAEIKAKAGARRVSFDLEGEIDEAAIKGLPFLTGVAVSGQTVRIQSTDADATVHALYGLGVYPRNLEVAGLGLEQAFVAITEAEEAKSL
- a CDS encoding DUF6113 family protein; translated protein: MSGDKSGRAAASSGKAAPGKVAPGGATPGGAAAQSVDLPFGFGGFGAGRTAALLVLFVLGAVVAVGGALVQGGWFPGGLLLALVGAAGLFLGGARLAGGRAGAVAPAAGWVLAVILLTASRPEGDFLFGAGLGSYLFLLGGMAVAVMCATFWLPGQPPAPAARLGK
- the mshB gene encoding N-acetyl-1-D-myo-inositol-2-amino-2-deoxy-alpha-D-glucopyranoside deacetylase; this encodes MTEMPGRRLLLVHAHPDDESINNGATMAKYAAEGAQVTLVTCTLGEEGEVIPDELAHLAPDREDILGPHRIGELAAAMKELGVTDHRFLGGPGRFRDSGMMGAPQNEREGAFWSTDLDEAAAHLVAVIRETRPQVLITYDPDGGYGHPDHIQAHRVAMRAAELAAETAFRRDLGEPHAIAKVYWNRVPRTVVEERFRWLADVLDATPFDVAAVVDDVPGVVDDERIAAAIDGRPYAERKAAAMRAHATQVDVPEAGAVFALSNGLAQPLFDIEYYELVRGEPGSPYEKDLFEGLEGVTER
- a CDS encoding ABC transporter ATP-binding protein, with the protein product MPQHGKHVSKDDLKREGRIAEHLLHKAQAENDYAENGSVSGHEPLLQVRGLTKHYPLTRGVLVQKQVGSVKAVDGVDFDLGQGETLGIVGESGCGKSTVAKMLVNLERPTAGVITYKGEDITTLSGRALKAVRRNIQMVFQDPYTSLNPRMTVGDIIGEPYEIHPEVAPKGDRRKKVQDLLDVVGLNPEYINRYPHQFSGGQRQRIGIARGLALRPEIIVADEPVSALDVSVQAQVINLMDRLQNEFDLSYVFIAHDLSIVRHISDRVGVMYLGRIVEIGSDAEIYDHPTHPYTQALLSAVPVPDPEAREGRERIILSGDVPSPANPPSGCRFRTRCWKAQQKCTDEVPLLAVPEVFRGGDTPASHPSACHFAEEKQVVPTE
- a CDS encoding S9 family peptidase, which codes for MTIETFPRQHARTQRFTLGAPRAFTVAPDGERVAFLRSSSGTDRANALWVLDVVSGQERVVADPVALLGGAAENLSAEERARRERSREGGAGIVGYATDATAELAAFALSGRLFTAELRVGTARELRVPGPVLDPRPSPDGRHIAYVARGALRVVGAEGEDDRALAEPESGTVTYGLAEFAAAEEMSRYRGHWWSPDSDRLLVARADDADVRRWWIADPAHPDREPARVAYPRAGTPNADVRLFAYDLEGNRTEVTWDRKAYPYLARVHWSADGAPLLLVQARDQRSALYLAVNTDDGSTRMVHADEDDAWLELLPGVPCWSPSGQLVRIADEGGARVLAVGERPLTGPQLHVRAVLDVGENDVLVSASAGVDAESPETGEVHVYRVNELGMQRVSMEPGAHSAVRSGDGAVTVLVSSTPDSPGARARVEREGKHVTDITSHADRPLLTPRVTLTEAAGIPCAVLLPSSYEEGDGPLPVLMDPYGGPHGQRVVAAHNPHLTSQWFADQGFAVIVADGRGTPGVSPGREKSIHGDFTLTLDDQVTALYALADRFPLDLSKVAMRGWSYGGYLAALAVLRRPDVFHAGIAGAPVTDWRLYDTHYTERYLGDPATSPETYAKSSLVTDDGLTEAAEQHRPMLIVHGLADDNVVVAHALRLSSALLADGRPHEVLPLSGVTHMTPQEQVAENLLLLQVDFLKRSLGL
- a CDS encoding ABC transporter permease produces the protein MNSLIKLELTRAFRNRKFLFFSVIYPSVLFLLIAGQADTTTMVDGTGLSLPAFMMVSMASFGALTAVLMGNSERIAKERENGWVRQLRLTTLPGRGYVLAKTASAAVVSLPSIVIVFVVAAAFKDVRLDAWQWLALTGSIWAGSLVFAALGVAIGYLASGDAVRPITMITYFGLSILGGLWIPMSGFPQWLQNIAEWLPTHAYAALGQAIELGGAPDAKDVALLVAYFLIFAGGAAWLYRKDTLKA